A stretch of the Archangium violaceum genome encodes the following:
- a CDS encoding immunity 52 family protein, which translates to MAKTYKRIDSYYAGAYWGPRKETPEECARRAEAFLAAIANIDPAFSQWFEGGRSRKDALKRPIEPSGEALEKRVRRGRDRQFESLGYSVWAWNGAPDDYDACGFNFYCGGYSEGQSNCCVVDLPTRGPNAERVLSVPVLTGLVRSMALAWEPDSAIATSTMHRDAVSPDGIAETFVGWLMYFPHSRGRVPPLPAPVRIEPVEDKGMLIILTPERLTAENPEHVELGQRVHELLNKAGLLRPVVS; encoded by the coding sequence ATGGCGAAGACCTACAAGCGAATCGACTCGTACTATGCCGGTGCGTATTGGGGACCCAGGAAGGAGACGCCGGAAGAGTGCGCCCGGCGCGCGGAAGCATTCTTGGCCGCCATTGCGAATATCGACCCGGCTTTCTCTCAATGGTTCGAGGGAGGCAGGTCGCGCAAGGATGCACTGAAGCGACCCATCGAGCCCTCCGGCGAGGCCCTTGAGAAGCGGGTGCGGCGAGGCAGGGATCGTCAGTTCGAGTCTCTCGGCTACTCTGTCTGGGCGTGGAACGGTGCGCCCGACGACTACGACGCGTGCGGCTTCAATTTCTACTGTGGCGGCTATAGTGAGGGGCAGTCCAACTGCTGTGTGGTCGATCTGCCAACCCGGGGGCCGAACGCGGAGCGAGTGCTGAGCGTGCCCGTTCTCACCGGGCTGGTTCGGAGCATGGCGCTGGCCTGGGAGCCGGACTCCGCCATCGCGACCTCAACGATGCACCGTGATGCGGTGTCACCTGACGGCATCGCGGAAACATTCGTGGGCTGGCTCATGTATTTCCCGCACAGCCGGGGCAGGGTTCCGCCGCTCCCCGCCCCCGTGCGTATCGAACCGGTGGAGGACAAGGGAATGCTCATCATCCTCACGCCCGAGCGACTCACTGCGGAGAACCCCGAGCACGTCGAGCTCGGCCAGCGCGTCCACGAACTGCTGAACAAGGCCGGACTCCTGCGGCCTGTCGTTTCATGA
- a CDS encoding serine/threonine-protein kinase PknK — MPGFQFRAPLGSGGFSRVFSALSEEDGREVALKVALGPFSARFAREAAALRRVGPPTVPALLLEGTTDGRSFLVLERLRGQTLAAWMAALPGSGAAPLSHVGELLAGLCAALERVHGARLVHRDLKPENVFLREGGALSLLDFGLARFLDASDPDEPEASVSLTRTGQRLGTAFYMAPEQCLESRDEDARSDLYALGVLLFELLTGAPPFTGGPDEVLHGHVNLRPPRASERAPVPPALDEVLLRCLAKDRAARFGSAAELLAAFDSARRTGPCARPTPEDVLAPARTQGVRTVALLGVRSELGVDQLAAAVAPEGGLLARVHPGRYLLAFPEHPSAEAGLRAAARAARQLTSESGTTAVLHLAELRVRPGASLTRMAGEALEQPDSWWPTSEGDAPLRATPEAAARLGEGATTPGPADAPRLTGDSSLTRGPASAEPPPLLGRDAPLDTLRSDVARSFSGQGPGLSVLTGEPGLGKTRLLDALAARLESEGHARVLRLAAPHPDASAPDALLQSLWARCDKDTPLPSTPSGARRHALARTVAEALRQLAARQPLALLLDDAHQADPTSLDALEMATLAAPEVPLWVCTAGRPELLGLRPLLGERSGHSAHHVLPPLAPEASRALLLHLLRPAEFIPEPVLARLEQLTQGVPLSLVEVARALRTSGALRATPQGEWYVAADELLHVSVTPLFERLAARALSVLPAAHQGLAQLCAVLGQELTVTQVDAAQRHLEAKEDAARVAGLDAGTGLARLERAGLLRRVGPARYAFRQPQLREALERALPSSWRRALHAAALRGLSGQGDAEQRQRARHAAACGAHEESFTAWFSLGEAARRAHRYVEAEQDYTHALAQLPEGDTARRAQVLAGRGRVRYRIQRFREALADLGSARALAGARGDTALEVDLLLEEATVLDWMEDAEGSAARTQEALEKAESLDDPRLSLRCALARGRLHVRQGEWERATRVLTSTAEGAALAREHETHVIALTLLGSVLAVQEKADAAAERFEEALGLCRQAGDGLHLAATLINRPFLWRLRADVEAIERDLRQAIAVGRELGHAQVERWAVGQLAECLHWMGRSEESLPLARRAHELGRRFFAEHPVAVDAVLLARLGAARGDMEEARGQLAWLAAHCPPERIPPNTDALRRMVELQVREAEAGPGSHLEAWKELIAEAEPNASSDELTELLHEATRAALRAGRPEEAREWLARAERTSAASPLWRTRLEALRVACGATGVGPGL, encoded by the coding sequence GTGCCCGGCTTCCAGTTCCGCGCGCCGCTGGGCTCGGGCGGCTTCTCCCGCGTCTTCTCCGCCCTGAGCGAGGAGGATGGACGCGAGGTCGCCCTGAAGGTGGCGCTCGGCCCCTTCTCCGCGCGCTTCGCCCGGGAGGCCGCCGCCCTGCGCCGCGTGGGCCCTCCCACCGTCCCCGCGCTGCTCCTCGAGGGCACCACCGACGGCCGCTCCTTCCTCGTCCTCGAGCGCCTGCGCGGTCAGACGCTCGCCGCCTGGATGGCCGCGCTCCCCGGCTCCGGCGCCGCCCCCCTCTCGCACGTGGGGGAGCTGCTCGCCGGCCTGTGCGCCGCCCTCGAGCGCGTCCACGGCGCGCGGCTCGTCCACCGGGACCTCAAGCCGGAGAACGTCTTCCTGCGCGAGGGTGGCGCGCTCAGCCTCCTCGACTTCGGCCTCGCGCGCTTCCTCGATGCCTCCGACCCCGACGAGCCCGAGGCGTCCGTCAGCCTCACCCGCACCGGCCAGCGGCTCGGCACCGCCTTCTACATGGCCCCCGAGCAATGCCTCGAGTCCCGTGACGAGGACGCGCGCTCGGACCTCTACGCGCTCGGCGTCCTCCTCTTCGAGCTGCTCACCGGGGCCCCGCCCTTCACCGGCGGACCGGACGAGGTGCTGCACGGCCACGTGAACCTCCGGCCTCCTCGCGCCTCCGAGCGAGCCCCCGTGCCGCCCGCCCTCGATGAGGTGCTGCTGCGCTGCCTCGCCAAGGACCGGGCCGCGCGCTTCGGCTCCGCCGCCGAGCTCCTCGCCGCCTTCGACTCCGCCCGCCGCACCGGCCCCTGCGCTCGGCCCACCCCCGAGGACGTGCTCGCCCCCGCGCGGACCCAGGGCGTGCGGACCGTGGCGCTCCTCGGCGTGCGGAGCGAGCTCGGCGTGGACCAGCTCGCCGCGGCCGTGGCCCCCGAGGGCGGATTGCTCGCGCGCGTCCACCCGGGCCGCTACCTCCTCGCCTTCCCCGAGCACCCCTCCGCCGAGGCGGGACTGCGCGCCGCCGCCCGCGCCGCCCGGCAGCTCACCAGCGAGTCCGGCACCACCGCCGTCCTCCACCTCGCCGAGCTGCGCGTGCGCCCCGGTGCCTCCCTCACGCGCATGGCGGGCGAGGCCCTGGAGCAGCCCGACTCCTGGTGGCCCACCTCCGAGGGAGACGCGCCCCTGCGGGCCACCCCCGAGGCCGCGGCCCGGCTCGGTGAGGGCGCGACGACGCCCGGCCCGGCGGATGCCCCGCGACTCACGGGAGACTCCTCCCTCACCCGGGGGCCCGCGTCGGCCGAGCCCCCTCCCCTCCTGGGCCGCGATGCGCCGCTCGACACGCTGCGCTCCGACGTGGCCCGCTCCTTCTCGGGCCAGGGCCCCGGCCTCTCCGTCCTCACGGGTGAGCCGGGCCTCGGCAAGACACGCCTGCTCGACGCGCTCGCCGCGAGACTGGAGTCCGAGGGCCACGCCCGCGTCCTCCGCCTCGCCGCGCCCCACCCCGATGCGTCCGCACCGGACGCGCTCCTCCAGTCCCTGTGGGCCCGCTGCGACAAGGACACGCCCCTTCCCTCCACGCCCTCCGGAGCCCGGCGCCACGCCCTCGCCCGCACCGTGGCCGAGGCCCTGCGCCAGCTCGCCGCCCGGCAACCGCTGGCCCTCCTCCTGGACGACGCGCACCAGGCGGACCCCACCAGCCTGGACGCACTGGAGATGGCCACGCTCGCCGCGCCCGAGGTGCCGCTCTGGGTGTGCACCGCCGGACGCCCCGAGCTGCTGGGTCTGCGCCCCCTGCTCGGCGAGCGCTCCGGACACTCCGCGCACCACGTGCTGCCGCCCCTCGCGCCCGAGGCCAGCCGCGCGTTGCTGCTGCACCTGCTCCGCCCCGCCGAGTTCATCCCCGAGCCGGTGCTCGCCCGCCTGGAACAGCTGACCCAGGGCGTGCCGCTGTCGCTGGTGGAGGTGGCCCGGGCGCTGCGTACCTCGGGGGCCCTGCGCGCCACGCCGCAGGGTGAGTGGTACGTGGCCGCGGACGAGCTGCTGCACGTCTCGGTGACGCCCCTCTTCGAGCGGCTCGCCGCGCGCGCCCTGTCCGTGCTGCCCGCGGCGCACCAGGGCCTGGCGCAGCTGTGCGCGGTGCTCGGCCAGGAGCTGACGGTGACGCAGGTGGACGCGGCGCAGCGGCACCTGGAAGCGAAGGAGGACGCGGCGCGCGTGGCGGGACTGGACGCGGGCACGGGGCTCGCGCGGCTGGAGCGCGCGGGGCTGCTGCGGAGGGTGGGCCCGGCGCGGTACGCCTTCCGCCAACCACAACTGCGCGAGGCCCTCGAGCGCGCCCTGCCCTCCTCCTGGCGCCGGGCCCTGCACGCGGCGGCCCTGCGAGGACTCTCCGGACAGGGAGACGCGGAGCAACGCCAGCGCGCCCGCCATGCCGCGGCCTGCGGCGCGCACGAGGAGTCCTTCACGGCCTGGTTCTCCCTGGGCGAGGCCGCGCGTCGGGCCCACCGCTACGTGGAGGCCGAGCAGGACTACACCCACGCCCTGGCACAGCTCCCCGAGGGAGACACGGCACGGCGCGCCCAGGTGCTGGCCGGACGAGGCCGGGTGCGCTACCGCATCCAGCGTTTCCGCGAGGCACTGGCGGACCTGGGCTCGGCGCGGGCGCTGGCCGGGGCTCGGGGAGACACCGCGCTGGAGGTGGATCTGCTGCTGGAGGAGGCCACCGTCCTGGACTGGATGGAGGACGCGGAGGGCTCGGCGGCGCGCACCCAGGAGGCGCTGGAGAAGGCCGAGTCCCTGGACGACCCACGCCTCTCACTGAGGTGCGCGCTGGCGCGGGGCCGGCTGCACGTGCGGCAGGGCGAGTGGGAGCGGGCCACGCGCGTCCTCACCTCCACGGCCGAGGGCGCCGCGCTGGCCAGGGAGCACGAGACCCACGTCATCGCGCTCACGCTGCTGGGCTCGGTGCTCGCCGTGCAGGAGAAGGCGGACGCGGCCGCCGAGCGCTTCGAGGAGGCGCTGGGCCTGTGCCGTCAGGCGGGGGACGGGCTGCACCTGGCCGCCACGCTCATCAACCGCCCCTTCCTGTGGCGCCTGCGCGCGGACGTGGAGGCCATCGAGCGTGACTTGCGCCAGGCCATCGCCGTGGGGCGGGAGCTGGGCCACGCGCAGGTGGAGCGCTGGGCGGTGGGCCAGCTCGCCGAGTGCCTGCACTGGATGGGGCGCTCCGAGGAGTCACTGCCCCTGGCCCGGCGCGCGCACGAGCTGGGCAGGCGCTTCTTCGCCGAGCACCCGGTGGCGGTGGATGCCGTACTCCTGGCCCGGCTCGGCGCGGCGCGCGGGGACATGGAGGAAGCGCGCGGGCAGCTCGCGTGGCTCGCAGCGCACTGCCCACCCGAGCGCATTCCGCCCAACACCGACGCCCTGCGGCGCATGGTGGAGTTGCAGGTGCGCGAGGCGGAGGCCGGCCCTGGCTCCCACCTGGAGGCCTGGAAGGAGCTGATCGCCGAGGCCGAACCCAACGCCTCCAGCGACGAGTTGACGGAGCTGCTACACGAGGCGACCCGCGCCGCGCTCAGGGCCGGCCGGCCCGAGGAAGCGCGGGAGTGGCTCGCCCGGGCCGAGCGCACCTCGGCGGCCTCCCCTCTGTGGCGGACGCGCCTGGAAGCCCTCCGTGTTGCCTGTGGAGCAACGGGCGTCGGACCCGGACTGTAG